The following is a genomic window from Maridesulfovibrio frigidus DSM 17176.
CTATGAGCGCGTCCGCATTCATTCCTACTCGCTGTATCTGGCAGAGCATGAAATTTGCTTCTGCAGGCAGGGTTCGTATTCCCGGTATTTTTGCTATTTCCCGAACCAATTCTTCACGCAGACGGGTGGTCGTTTCTATGGTTTTGCGTGCATATTCATCATCTTTAATGCACTTCAGACCGACTTTTTGCGCCAGTAGATTTACCGACCAGCAGGGCAAAATGTTTTTAAGCTCCATTATGATGTCTGGTGTGGCAAAAGCGAGTCCAAGCCTTAGGCCCGGTATGGCGTAAAATTTTGTGAGTGAAAGAATTGTGATTACGTTAGGAGGCCGTTGCCCCACAAGGCGGTCTAGATTTGGAACAAAGTCAGCAAAGGATTCATCTACAATAAAGCGTGAATCAGGATGTGCGCGAGCAATTTTTTTTAAGGCTTCGGGATCAAATGCCGTGCCTGTAGGATTGTTGGGCTGCGCGAGAAAAACCAGTGCAGGGGAAGCTGATAAAAATGATGATAGCGTATCGAAATCAGGCGCGAAACCATTCTGCGGATCGAGCGGGATTTGTTCCGTTTTAAGTCCAGCAACCACGCATGAGCGTTCATAGTCAACATAGCAGGGCACAGGGATCACAGCACGTTTGAATCCGCCAATGCGGGTGATGGCATTGATTAACTCGGACGCACCGTTTCCGGCAATACATTCGTTAGGCCACACTTTATATTTTTGACAGGCGGCGAGAGTTAGTTCTGCACTTTCCGGGTCAGGATAGCAGTCAATTTCGTCTAGTGCATTAACGATGACTTGCTGAAGCCAAGGTGGAGGGCCTAGGGGGTTTATATTAGCAGAGAAATCAAGTAGTTCGGAGGACGGGCATCCTGCTTTTGCAGCAAGCTTCTTGATGTTTCCGCCATGAGCGTATTTTTTTTCGTGCATAGCTCCCTCCATGGAGTGAATATTCGTAATATTTGATCCTATAGCTTTAATCTGCGTGAGACTCAAATCAATATTTTGAAATAATTTGCGTTTGAATATGTTTGGGTGATGGTGCGTTATAATATTCTAAGTGTCTTGAAGTTTAGGAGGATTTAATTAATGTATAAGAGGTGCATTGGTTTAGTTCTATTGTTGGTCATAAATTAAATTAAAGTATAATATATTCCATAAGTAGTCTTGCTACAGTTGGTCGTTAACTAGTGCTGTTCTTTAGAGAGTGGAGCTGCAGGGAAAAAGGGATTAGTTTGAAAAATATGTATTTAATATGTCTTTTGAGTTTGTTGTTTTGTTTTCCAATAACAGCCAATGCTGATAAAATATGTTTGCGCATGCCCTCTTTGGCTGCAGGGGGGCATGAGTATTATGCTGAACTGCTTAAAACAGCTTTAAGTGATGCTGGGCATGAGGTTGTCATTGAGGCTGTGTCAGATCTTCCTCAACTGCGTCAAATGAAAATGTTAAAAGATGGTGATCTCGATATATCATGGTATATCAGAACCTCAGAAAGAGATCTTGTGTATGTTCCTATTCCTGTATATCTCACAAATGGTCTGATTGGGAAAAGGGTATTATTGATTCCTGTCAGCGACAAGGATGCTTATAAGAGTGTTAAAAACATAGAAGATTTTCGCAATCTTAATAAAGTAGGCGCGCTCGGTTTGGGGTGGTTCGATTTGAAAGTGTGGAAGGAAAACAATCTGCAGTCTCAGGCAATTGGAAATTGGAATAACATATATGGAATGATTGCAGCGGGATCGCGCGGAATTGATTATTTTCCGCGTGGTTTTAATGAAGTGCTTAGTGAGTTTAAAGAGCATACGGACTTAGCAATTGAGCCACATCTTATGCTCGAATATAATCGTGATTTTATTTTTTATCTGAGTCCCAAGTCTGCTTATCTTAAGCCTATAATCGAAAAAGCTCTTGTCGCTGCGAGAAAATCTGGACTTATCGATAAACTTATTCGGAAATATTGGGCGCAAAATTTTGATGTTTTGCAGCCGGAAAAGCGCACTGTGATTAAACTTAAAGATTTTATAGAATAATAATTTGAAGGTTATTTTTTAGGCATTCAGGTCGGGTAGTCCTTGTTATACTCACGGTGTGGTTCAAATGGGTTGCTATTTGTGTGAAGAGTGTAGTTGCAGGGAAAGGAATTAGTATGAAAAATATTTTTATTATATGTATTTTGAGTTTGGTATTTTGTTTTCCGAGAGCAGCCAATGCTGATAAAATATATCTACGCATGCCCTCTTATTTTGATGGGGAACATGACTATTATTATGAGTTGTTAGAAATGGCTTTGCATAATGCTGGCCATGAAGTCACTATTGATAAGGTTGCCGAGCTTCCTACTGCTCGCGAAAGAAAGATGCTTGAAGATGGGGATCTTAGTATAGGATGGTATCTTCAATCTTCGCAACGGGATAATCAATATGTTCCAATCCCAGTTAATATTACAAATGGGTTGATTGGAAAAAGAATACTTTTAGTGCCACCGGAAGATCTGCATGCTTATAAAGATGTTAAAACTTTAGATGATTTTAGAGCTCTCAATAAAGTGGGGGCATTCGGTTGGAAATGGTACGATGCTGTTATATGGGAAAAGAATGGGCTACCATTTAAGGAAGTGTTAAACTGGCGAAATATCTTTAAAATGATAGCACACAGATCGCGTGGAATAGATTATTTTTCACGAGGTTTTAATGAAATTGTCAACGAGTCTAGAGCTAATAAAGAGTTAGTAATTGAACCACACCTTTTATTAGAATATAAGCGAGATTTTATTTTTTATTTGAGTCCCAAGTTTGCTCATCTTAGGCCTATAATCGAAGAGGCTCTTCTCGAAGCAAAGAAATCTGGGCTTATGGATGAGCTGCTCCGCAAACATTGGGTTAATAACTTTGAAATTTTACAGCCGGAAAAGCGGACTATTCTCAAACTTAAAGATCCTTCGAGTGAGTAATTCCCGAAGGCCATTTATAAGACCTTCGGGGTAGTTATCGGTGGCTAAACATTAACGCCTTTCATCCCTTCTTGAGTGTACCTGTCTCCAATCACTTTGTGCTTGGTTAAAAGAGTATCTATATCTCTTAATTCTTTTTCCGTGAATGAAACATTCATGGAACCCACATTGGAATCAAGGTTTTTGATTTTGGTTGTGCCCGGTATTGGGACGATGTTTTCGCCCTGCGCGATAACCCATGCTAGAGAAAGCTGAGCCAGCGAGCATCCCTTTTGATCTGCTATTTGGGTCAAGCTTTCCGCTATGGACTTATTGTTTTCGTATGCTTCTTTTTGGAAGCGTGGCAGCATTTTTCTTACATCAGCGGGGTCATTCTCTAATGGTTTGCTGGAACTCAATAGGCCGCGGCAGATTGGGCTGTAAGGGACAAATGTTATGCCCAGTTCGCGCGTCATGGCCAATATTTCATTTTCCGGTTCACGTGTGAGCATGGAATATTCCGATTGCAATGCTGAAACTGGATGAGTCGCATGTGCTCTGCGAAGAGTTTCAACTGACGCTTCGGATAGTCCGATAGATTTTATTTTGCCTTCCTTAACCAGCTTAGCCATTTCGCCAATAGTCTCCTCGATCGGAGTGTCTGCATCTATGCGATGGATGTAGTACAAATCTATGTAATCCGTATTCAGTCTGCGCAAGCTGTCATGGCAGGATTTGCGTACATATTCCGGTTTGCCACAAACATTGCGGGCGTATTCATTTCCTTCGCGTACAATACCGAATTTTGTTGCGATCACAGCTTGCTCGCGCCTGCCTTTAAGGGCTGCCGCAATTAGCTTTTCATTGTGTCCTGCTCCGTACATATCTGCGGTATCGAAGAAGTTTACTCCGCATTCCATCGCGTGGTGAATGAGCTTAGTTGCTTCTGCTTCGGAGGTCGGTTCTCCATAAAACTCACTTAACCCCATGCATCCAAGTCCAATGCTTGATATCTTGATGTCGCTGTTTCCTAAAATCTGAAATTTTTTAATACCTGCCATTTTGTACTCCATTTTTTACGGTTGATTGTTAACTTATGGATTTAATATGGTGACTCAATAAATATGTCGAATATATCTTTCTAATTAGAGTAATATCTTTTAAGTATTACTCTATGGAAACAAGACAACTAAAATATTTTTTAGCGGTGGCAGAAGAGCTTCATTTTGGTAACGCAGCCAGACGCCTTAATATCTCCCAGCCTCCGCTAAGTCAGCAGATTATGAAATTCGAATATGAACTTGGCGTGAAGCTTTTTGAGCGTAATAAGCGATCTGTAAGGCTTACTGCAGCAGGTGAATCGCTGCTAACTGATGCACGCACAATACTGAAATCTATTGATAAGGCTAAATGCAGTTTGCAGTCGGTGGCTCTCGGAGAAAAGGGACGGCTTAGCATCGGCTACATCGGCCCTGCGATGGATGGCTCACTCTCTGAAATTATTCGTGAGTATAAAACTAAATATCCTGATGTGACTTTCACATTGAATGAGATGTCCACCAATTCACAACTTGAAGAGCTTCAACAGGGGCGAATTGATGTTGGTGTAGCCAGAATTTTTAGACATGATTTAGGCGGTCTTGAGTGCAAGGTGTTTCATAAAGAATCATATGCACTCGCGATACCTATGGGACACAGTTTTGTTGATAAGTCTGTCGTTGATGTTGCAGAATTGGCGGGAGAGCCTTTAATCTTCTTTCCGCGCGAGGTTCAGCCTCATTTATATGATGAATGGATTAGAGTCTTCACGGAGGACGGGTTTACGCCTGATGTAGTTCAAGAGGCGTCGACTAAGTCCGCAACGGTGGCACTTGTTGCTGCCGGAATCGGGGTTGGCATTGTGCCGGAGAGTATTGCAAAGCGCAGGCCCGGGGGAGTATTTTTTAAACCACTGACGGGGAATATTCCTTCGCTTGAAATACATGTGGTCTACAAGGTTAAGGATGGATTTCCAGCTTTGGTTAATTTTTTAGATTTGATTAACAAACTATAGTAAACTTGATGAATATAAATGTGATTTTTTGCCTGTGATCAGTTATCTGAAATGAGCCTATGTATTGTTTTCTTTTTGATTTGCCCTCTTATAGAAAACGTTTGGCTAATTAACAGATAGAGAGGTTCAAATATGAAATTAAAGTATCTGATTCTGATTGTTGTGCTGATGGCTGGGATGACTGCCTGTTCTCAATCTAGAGGCGGAAGGTCTGGCGGCCGTGACGAGGGAGGACCTCCTCCTGACCGGAAGCAAGAGTTGCAGACTCCAGATGAAAAAATAACCGTTTTGACTAAGCGGCTTAATCTGACAAGCGATCAAGTTGAGCAAATTAGGCCCGTTCTGAAAGAAGAGTACGATGAGCTTAAAAAGATTGAAGAAAGTGATGAAGACTCTAAGGACATTGAGAAGAGACGATCTGACATAGATTGGATCATTTATAAAAAAATGAATAAGATTCTGACAGAAGAACAGATGTATCTTTACCTTCAGTATGTTGAATCTCAGAAGAAAACGGAGACCTCTTCCGGGAAATCCGGGCGCGGGGGGTCTGGTGGTGGACGTGGTGGCCCTCCCGGTGGCGGTGGGGGAAGGTTTTAGTAGTTAAATATCAGCGGCAGCCAGCGTCACAAGAGTGATGTTGGCTGCCGTTTTTTGTAAGACTTTTTTTGAGCATTTCCCCGTCTTAGCGAACCAGATTCTGCAAAAATTCCTTCTGAGTATCTTTGGGCGAATAGCCAAAATATCTCTTAAATTCTCGGCTGAATTGTGACGTGGACTCATACCCGACCATGTGGGCGGTTACGTTGGCCTGCAGTCCTTGATTTGCTAATAACAGCCTGGCCTTATCGAGCCTTATTCGTTTCAGATATTGTAGCGGGGAATAGGTCGTTACTGTTTTGAAGTGGTCGTGAAATGAACGCACGCTCATGTTCGCCTTTTCAGCTAAATTAGTAACATCCAGTGATGCGGAGCAGTCCTCATGTATAATTCGCAGCGCTTTTGCTATTTTTGCATATGAACTTTTCCCTCTGGCGGCAGAAGCGAGAATGTGTCCATTGCTGCCCATCAGAGTGCGGTAATAGAGCTCCCGCAACGTTTGCTTACCTAGTACGTCTGCGTCTTTTTTTTCTCTAAGTGAGTTGAGCAAGCGTAACGTCGGTTCAAGAATATCTTCCGTCAGATCTTCCAGATACGCTCCAGGGTTGGGGGCGAGAGCTACGCTCGATGCTGTAAATTTTTCCCCGAGCTGGTCAAGAATGTCCTGCACGATAATGTAGTCTACGGAAATAGTGATCCCGAAAAAGGGATTGTCATGAGTTGCGTAGGTTTCACATTCGAAGGGCATTATGGTCGGTACTACCAAAAAATGATTGGGATCGTAAGTGAGCGTTTTCCCTTTTAGGCTAACGTCTTTGCTTCCGCGAACAATAATGCAAAGGCATTGATTGTAGAGAAGTGGAATATCGAGATAGTTATTTTCTGCCCTGAACAAGCTGACTTCACTTAAATGAGTATCTGAATACCCTTCTTTCGGGGTCATATCACTTACCATTTTTTCAATATCTTCTATTATATCTGTTCTCTTCATAATCTTTAAGCTCTATTTATTCATACAATTTTATTTGCAGCGGTAGTTGTGTTCTGTTTTGAGCGTTGGACCATTTTTGTCATATTGCACAATTAGGCTATTCTTATGCAGAAATAGGCCTTCAATGAAATGTCGCCATACTGTAAAGTATATTGGTTATAGTTGCGAAAGCTATGCCGTACGCACTTGCTTATCGTAGCTTTTTTCATCAGAGGTAAATTCTTTGATACGCTAAAAATATAAGTAATAAAAGTATAAATCATTTTGCGGGAATTCTATGAACTTATTGCATGTCGATATGACAACAGGCCTAGTTACTGAAGGCCCCCCTCCGAAACGTTATGAAAGCTTTGGTGGGCGCGGTTTGACTTCAGCCATGATCAGCAATCTTGTTCCACCGGATTGTGACCCTTTCGGTGCGGAAAATCTTTTAATTTTTGCTCCCGGATTTCTCGGAGGTACTCCCTTTGCTAATTCTGGGCGTCTTTCTGTAGGAGCAAAGAGTCCCCTCACTGGCGGTATCAAAGAGAGTAATGTCGGTGGTACAATGGCTAAGGCTATTTCAAATCATGGGATTGATGCCGTTGTGGTCAGAGGTAAGGCTCCTGAAGGAACTTTGTATCATTTAGTGATAGATGAGAATGGCAAGGGTACGCTTATTGATGCCGGAGATTGCCGCGGGATGCGCAATTATGAATTGGCAGAACTTTTATTGAGTAAATTGGGTGAAAACAACGCTATCTCGTCCATTGGGCCGGCTGGTGAAATGATGCTGACAAGTGCATCAATTCAGACAACTGATACCGATGGGCATCCAAGCAGGGCCGCAGGGCGCGGTGGACTAGGGGCTGTCATGGGTGCCAAAGGGCTTAAGGCTCTTGTCGTTTCAAAAAGTGGCAGACAATCAAAAGATATAAAGCAAGTTGATGATTTTAATGATGCTTCAAAACGATTCGCATCTGCTGTTGTAAAAGACGGATGGAGCGGACAGGTTTTGCCGCAGTTTGGTACTGCAAGCATTCTTGCAAATACCAATGCTGCCGGAGCCTTGCCGACTCGTAATGCGCGGCAGGGCAGCTTCGAGGGAGCTGATAAAATTGATGGGAATATTTTAGCGGAAACTATCCGTGAACGTGGTGGCAAGACTGCGCATAAAGGGTGCAGCCAGTGCGTTATAAAGTGTTCCAATATTTATGTGGATGAAGCTGGCAAACCTATTACATCCGCTCTCGAATATGAGACTCTATGGGCTATGGGTGCAATGATCTGTAATGACGATTTGGATAGCATCGCCCGTCTTGATTTTCTTTGCGATGATATAGGCCTTGATACCATGAACACTGGAACCGCTATAGCTGTTGCAATGGATTCAGGACATATCTCTTTTGGTGATTCTAAAGGCGCCATCGCATTAGTGGAAAGTGTAGCAGAAGGAACCGAAATGGGACTGCTTATCGGTGCAGGTCCGGATGCTGTGGGGAAATATTTTGGAAACCCCAGAGTACCTGCTGTTAAAGGTCAGAGCATCGCAGGATATGATCCCCGCGCCATGCCCGGTATGGGCGTGACTTATGCCACGTCTCCTATGGGAGCGGATCATACCGCTGGTTTTATAGGGGGCGCTAGTGGGGCAGCAGACATGTTGATGGGCATGTCAAAGTCCTCTCAGATTCATGCCGCTGCGCTGGATTGCTCCGGTGTGTGCATGTTTGCGCAGTCTGGTGGTTTGCATACTATTTTTGAGGCTATTACAGCTTTAACTGGAAAGCCGTTTGGCAATAGTGAGTGGACAGAATTGGGAACTAATTGTCTGTCCGCAGAGATCGATTTTAATCATCGCGCTGGGCTAACTGAAGAGTTCGACAGGTTACCAGTCTTTTTTCATGAGGAACCTTTGCTACCGACTCAGAGTGAACTTTCTTATAATGTGGATGATTTGTGCGGGACATTTGCTTCAATCAGAGCGTCGGCAGGGGGTCTGTAATGAAAAAGGTTGAGCCATATTCAGGGTTTGAGCAAGGACCAATCCGTCCTCCAAGTGAGGCCGGTAGTCTTCTTTTGCGCTTAACCCGCAATTGTCCATGGAATCATTGTACCTTTTGCTCTTTGTACAAAGGGACGAAGTTTACACTGCGGCCTGTCGAACATGTACTGCAAGATATTGATACTGTGCACCGTGCTGTGGAATTGATTTTGGAGGCTCAAAGCGAAACCGGCGGTATTCCATATAGCCGAATGGCGTCTCTTGGACAGGATGGTGGTATTGATAGGCAGGCTTTTCATGCTGCACAAAATTTTATTGCAAACGGTATGAAGTCTATTTTTCTGCAAGATGGCAACAGCTTGATCATGAAAGTTGATGATCTTGTGCAGATTCTTGAGCACATCAAAAAAGCCTTTCCGGCTGTCGATAGAGTTACTTCATATGCACGTTCGCAAAGTGTCGCAAAAATCAGTGATGAGGATCTTTTTCGTATTGCTAGTGCTGGCCTGAATAGAATTCACATAGGCATGGAATCCGGCTCGGATAAGGTGCTGAAAAGTGTCAAAAAAGGGGTCGACAAAGCAGCGCAAATTTTGGCTGGGCAAAAGTTAAAGCGCGCTGGAATAGAGTTGTCTGAGTATTTTATGCCTGGGCTTGGCGGTAGAAATCTTTCCCGTGAAAATGCGCTTGAAACGGCTGAATCCATGAACCAGATTAATCCTGATTTTATTCGTTTGCGGACTTTGGCTCTGCCGAATGCAACACCGCTTGCCGCAAGTCATGAAGCAGGTGAATTTGATAAAATGGGTGATGTTGAAACTGCTCAGGAATTACTTTTATTTCTAGAGTCTCTGGAGGGTATAACCTCTACCGTAAAAAGTGATCACATCCTCAATCTTTTTTCCGAGGTGGAAGGTACTCTTCCTGCTGACAAAGAAAAGATGATGGCGCCGATTCGTGATTTTTTAAAAATGTCCCCACGCGATCAGATGGTTTATTGCATCGGCAGAAGAACTCATTCCCTGTCACGGCTGGTTGACTTAAGTGATCCTGTCAGACGTATTCATGCAGAGCGAACCTGCGTTGAGCTTGGTGCAAATGTTGAAAAAATGGACGAAATTATCGATTCCATTATGAAACGTTTTATCTAGCAGATAGTAAATTTATCCTTCGCAAACAACTTGGTTACGACCAGCTTTTTTAGCATCATAGAGCCGTTTGTCCGCGATTCTAAGCATTGTATCACCTGCCAATAAATCGCACTCATCCGAGTTTGCAACTCCGGCACTTATGGTGACTTTAATTTCGCCATTGGTCGTTAGAATATTAGACTCAGCGCAACCTATGCGCATGCGTTCGGCCACGATCATGGCATCTTCTTTTTTCGATCCGGGCATCAGAATTGCGAATTCTTCTCCGCCATATCTGCAGACTATGTCTGCACCTCGTCTTGAGTTCTCGAGCAGAATATTTGCGACTTGTTTAAGAGCTTCATCACCTGTGGCGTGCCCATAGGAATCGTTAACAAGTTTAAAATGATCAATATCTACCATAATAACAGAAAGATCTCCGCCCCTGCGTTTAATTCTTTGCACTTCCTCATCAAGTCTTATAAAGAGATAGCGGCGCATGTATAGCCCTGTAAGACTATCTTCGATTGTCAGTCTGAAAAGTTCTGAGTTTTCGTATGAAATGGCGGCGACTGTTGAAATTATTCCAAGTTGAAATAGCTCGGCAATAGACCATGGTTTGTCGTTTTTACGGTAAAGCGTAACGAATCCCTTAACTAGGTCACGCGATCCAACTAGCGGAATGCATAGACAGGTTTCAGGACATTCTGCACAGCTGTCTCCGGGAAGTGGGTACTTAGACCCTTCGAGCTTTGGTCTGGTCACAGGAGCACGGCTTTTAGCTGCCTCTTCCATTGCCTTGGTCATGGGTATTTGCTCGTTAGGAAAAGTCCTTTCGAGATCTAGAGACGCAGCATATATGAATAAATCGCCCTTTCTGTCATACCCTAGGATTGCTGCATCTTTGCACGATCCAAGATCGCAGAATGCTTCTAATGTGCGGTCTAGCAGGGTGTCTTTATCCAGTTCCATAGCTAGAAGCCTGGTGGCGAAATTTACGGTTAACAGCGTTGCATCGAAATCAAATTTGTCCATGCTCATGGTAGAAATCTTCTATGATTTGACCTTTTTGAAGGTCGTTAAATATATTTTAAGAATATGAAATGTAAGTTATCACTTTAATAATTGAAGATTTGTAATACGGCAACTTTATTTTGGAAGTAAAAAAGCCCCCGTCAGACTCGTATAGGAACTGACGGGGGCTTTTGAATTACTTTGGGATTGTTGCTAGAGCTCTACTTTTAAACGTTCAGCAATAGTCTTGGCAGCTTTTCTTCCTGCGCCCATGGCAGAAATAACGGTAGCTGAACCGCCGACGATATCGCCTCCGGCAAAGACGTTAGGGATTGAAGTTTCACCTGTTTCAGGATTCGCATCAATGTAGCCTCGTTCGCTTAGTTTAAGGCCCGGAGTTGCTTCAAGAAGCACGGGGTTGGCCCCTGTTCCTACAGCTAAGATAACCATATCGACTTCAAGCTCTTTGGTTTTACCTTCAACCGCAACGGGTCTGCGACGGCCTGAATCGTCCGGTTCGCCAAGTTCCATCACCTGAAGAGTCATGGATTTAACGTGTGAGTTTTCATCA
Proteins encoded in this region:
- a CDS encoding aldo/keto reductase, with translation MAGIKKFQILGNSDIKISSIGLGCMGLSEFYGEPTSEAEATKLIHHAMECGVNFFDTADMYGAGHNEKLIAAALKGRREQAVIATKFGIVREGNEYARNVCGKPEYVRKSCHDSLRRLNTDYIDLYYIHRIDADTPIEETIGEMAKLVKEGKIKSIGLSEASVETLRRAHATHPVSALQSEYSMLTREPENEILAMTRELGITFVPYSPICRGLLSSSKPLENDPADVRKMLPRFQKEAYENNKSIAESLTQIADQKGCSLAQLSLAWVIAQGENIVPIPGTTKIKNLDSNVGSMNVSFTEKELRDIDTLLTKHKVIGDRYTQEGMKGVNV
- a CDS encoding LysR substrate-binding domain-containing protein — protein: METRQLKYFLAVAEELHFGNAARRLNISQPPLSQQIMKFEYELGVKLFERNKRSVRLTAAGESLLTDARTILKSIDKAKCSLQSVALGEKGRLSIGYIGPAMDGSLSEIIREYKTKYPDVTFTLNEMSTNSQLEELQQGRIDVGVARIFRHDLGGLECKVFHKESYALAIPMGHSFVDKSVVDVAELAGEPLIFFPREVQPHLYDEWIRVFTEDGFTPDVVQEASTKSATVALVAAGIGVGIVPESIAKRRPGGVFFKPLTGNIPSLEIHVVYKVKDGFPALVNFLDLINKL
- a CDS encoding AraC family transcriptional regulator codes for the protein MKRTDIIEDIEKMVSDMTPKEGYSDTHLSEVSLFRAENNYLDIPLLYNQCLCIIVRGSKDVSLKGKTLTYDPNHFLVVPTIMPFECETYATHDNPFFGITISVDYIIVQDILDQLGEKFTASSVALAPNPGAYLEDLTEDILEPTLRLLNSLREKKDADVLGKQTLRELYYRTLMGSNGHILASAARGKSSYAKIAKALRIIHEDCSASLDVTNLAEKANMSVRSFHDHFKTVTTYSPLQYLKRIRLDKARLLLANQGLQANVTAHMVGYESTSQFSREFKRYFGYSPKDTQKEFLQNLVR
- a CDS encoding aldehyde ferredoxin oxidoreductase C-terminal domain-containing protein; the protein is MNLLHVDMTTGLVTEGPPPKRYESFGGRGLTSAMISNLVPPDCDPFGAENLLIFAPGFLGGTPFANSGRLSVGAKSPLTGGIKESNVGGTMAKAISNHGIDAVVVRGKAPEGTLYHLVIDENGKGTLIDAGDCRGMRNYELAELLLSKLGENNAISSIGPAGEMMLTSASIQTTDTDGHPSRAAGRGGLGAVMGAKGLKALVVSKSGRQSKDIKQVDDFNDASKRFASAVVKDGWSGQVLPQFGTASILANTNAAGALPTRNARQGSFEGADKIDGNILAETIRERGGKTAHKGCSQCVIKCSNIYVDEAGKPITSALEYETLWAMGAMICNDDLDSIARLDFLCDDIGLDTMNTGTAIAVAMDSGHISFGDSKGAIALVESVAEGTEMGLLIGAGPDAVGKYFGNPRVPAVKGQSIAGYDPRAMPGMGVTYATSPMGADHTAGFIGGASGAADMLMGMSKSSQIHAAALDCSGVCMFAQSGGLHTIFEAITALTGKPFGNSEWTELGTNCLSAEIDFNHRAGLTEEFDRLPVFFHEEPLLPTQSELSYNVDDLCGTFASIRASAGGL
- a CDS encoding radical SAM protein, which codes for MKKVEPYSGFEQGPIRPPSEAGSLLLRLTRNCPWNHCTFCSLYKGTKFTLRPVEHVLQDIDTVHRAVELILEAQSETGGIPYSRMASLGQDGGIDRQAFHAAQNFIANGMKSIFLQDGNSLIMKVDDLVQILEHIKKAFPAVDRVTSYARSQSVAKISDEDLFRIASAGLNRIHIGMESGSDKVLKSVKKGVDKAAQILAGQKLKRAGIELSEYFMPGLGGRNLSRENALETAESMNQINPDFIRLRTLALPNATPLAASHEAGEFDKMGDVETAQELLLFLESLEGITSTVKSDHILNLFSEVEGTLPADKEKMMAPIRDFLKMSPRDQMVYCIGRRTHSLSRLVDLSDPVRRIHAERTCVELGANVEKMDEIIDSIMKRFI
- a CDS encoding sensor domain-containing diguanylate cyclase, with the translated sequence MSMDKFDFDATLLTVNFATRLLAMELDKDTLLDRTLEAFCDLGSCKDAAILGYDRKGDLFIYAASLDLERTFPNEQIPMTKAMEEAAKSRAPVTRPKLEGSKYPLPGDSCAECPETCLCIPLVGSRDLVKGFVTLYRKNDKPWSIAELFQLGIISTVAAISYENSELFRLTIEDSLTGLYMRRYLFIRLDEEVQRIKRRGGDLSVIMVDIDHFKLVNDSYGHATGDEALKQVANILLENSRRGADIVCRYGGEEFAILMPGSKKEDAMIVAERMRIGCAESNILTTNGEIKVTISAGVANSDECDLLAGDTMLRIADKRLYDAKKAGRNQVVCEG